From the genome of Faecalibacterium prausnitzii:
GGTCATGGAGAAGGTCAACAAGGTGCTGTATGAGTCCAAGCTCATCGGCTACCCCAAGCCCTGGAAGAACAAGGTCCGCACCTTCTGCCAGAACCCCGGCGGTTTCGTGGCGCAGGAGAACTACGACAATGACCTGGCCGTCGTCAACGGCCACAGCTTCAAGGAGAAGAAGAGCGAGAACACCAACCTCGCCATCCTCGTCTCCCACAACTTCACCGAACCGTTCAACCAGCCCATCGCCTACGCACAGAAGGTGGGCGAGCTGACCAACATGCTGGGCGCAGGCCACATCATGGTCCAGCGCTACGGCGACATTCTGGACGGCAAGCGCACCTGGGCCAAGGAGCTGGCACAGTCCAACGTCAAGCCCACCCTGAAGGACGCGGTGGCCGGAGACATCACCGCCGCCATGCCTTACCGCGCCATGACCAACATCATCGAGTTCATCAAGATGCTGGATATGGTCGTGCCCGGCTTTGCCGCCAACGAGACCCTGCTCTACAGCCCGGAGCTGAAGTTCTACTCCAACAAGGTCAAGATGGATGAGAACCTCGACACCAACATTCAGGGCCTGCACTGCTTGGGCGATTCTTCCGGCTGGACCCGCGGCCTGATGATGGCGTCCGTCATGGGCGTGCTCATGGGCCGCAAGCTGGCCGAAAAGGAAGGCTGCTGATCCCCGGAACTCACGATCCCCCGTGCGATTTGCATGGGGGATCTTTTTGCTGATTTTTGCCGGTTTTTGTCTGGATTTGCCAAACTGGCGGTGTTCCGGTCCTGTTCAGCCTCCTTCACGGAAATAATTGATTTTTTTCGCGAAAACTGCTACACTAAGAAAAAACTCCACTGAAAGCGCTTCATAGATGTAGGGAGGTATCTTCTATGCGCGATTCTCCGGGAAGCGTCGTCACACTGCTGTGTTCTGGCATTCAGCTTTACAGCGCGGAACGGCGCATTGCAGACTGCATCCTCAACGATGTGAAATGGGCGTCTGTGGTCACCTCGGCCCAGCTTGCCCGCGCCAGCCAGTCCTCGGAAGCCACCGTCACCCGGCTGTGCCACAAGCTCGGCTTTGACAACTACCGCAAATTCCAGCTGGCACTCGCGCGGGATGTGATGGACCAGCAGGAGACGGAGACCCAGCGCTCCACCAGTCCGGACCCCTTGCGGCAGGCCCTGCAGTCGGTGCAGGCCAACCGGCAGGAAGAGGTGCGCGCCACCATCCAGGCACTCAATCTGCGCCAGTTGCGGAAGGCGATGAGTGTCCTGCGCAGCGCAGAGCTGATCGAGGTCGAAGCCTCCGACAACAGCCTGCCCGTGGCCATGGATGCGTCGCTCAAGCTCGGCAGCCTGGGCAAGCGCTGCATGACCAGCGCCGTGCCCGACCGGACCAGAGCCTTTGCCACCACCCTGACCGAGCGGGACGCCCTGCTGCTCATCTCGAACTCCGGCCGCAGCGAGCGCCTGCTGGAAACGGCTCGCGCCGCCCACGAACGGGGTGCCTCGGTCCTGCTCATCACCTGCGACCGCCGCTCCCCTCTGGCCGCGCAGGCAGACCACCTGCTGCTGGCCTCCAACCGGGCGCAGCGCATCGTGGCGACCGACCCGGTCCCATCCCTGCTCTCGTCGGCCCTTCTGGTCGAGGTGCTGTACTACCTGCTCCTGACCGAAGAAGACCTCTGACCAACCAAAAAGGACCCTCTGCCAACCGGCAAAGGGCCCTTTTTCTGTTTCCTTACGCATGGAAGACATACTGGTCCATCCGGCGGAAGGCTTCCTCGATGCGGGAACGGGGCGAAGCCAGGTTCATCCGCAGATGGCAGGGGCCGTGGAACATCTTTCCGTCCTGCACGGCTACGCCGACCTCCCAGCAGGCCTTTTCCACATCGTCGATGGTCTTGCCATGGGCGGCGCACCAGTCGGTGCAGTCCACAAAGAGCATATAGGTGCCTTCGGGCTTGGAGACCGTGACGCCCGCAAAGTGCTGTTCGATGTAGTCGCAGGCAAAGTTCACATTGCCGCTCAGTACCTCGCAGAGCTCGTCCGTCCACTCATAGCCTTCGGGCTGATAGGCACCGATGAGGGCGTGCATGGACAGCACGTTCATCATGTTGTAGTGATTCAGGCTGGACTCTTTCTCAATGCGGTCACGCCACCAGTTGTTGTACACGATGTGGTAGCTGCCCACGAGACCGGCCAGGTTGAAGGTCTTGGAGGGAGCATAGAAGGCGGCGGTGCGCATCCGGGCATCCTCGCTGACGGACTGGGTGGGGGTGTGCTTGTGGCCGTTCAGGATGATGTCCGACCAGATCTCGTCGGAGACGACATAGACGTCGTACTTTTTGAACAGCTCCATGGCCTTTTCCAGCTCCCAGCGCTCCCAGACGCGGCCGCAGGGGTTGTGGGGGTTGCACAGGATGGCCGCATGGATATGCTCTTCCTTCAGATGCTTCTCCATGTCCTCAAAATCCATCCGCCAGACGCCGTTCTCGTCCTTCACCAGCGGGGAATGCACGGCCTCGTAGCCGTTGTTCTTCAGGCTCATCGTGAAGCCGATGTAGGTGGGGCTGTGGATCAGGATCTTGTCGCCGCGGGAACAGACGCAGTTCAGCGCACTGATGACACCGCCCAGCACACCGTTCTCGTAGCCGATGTGTTCCGGCTTCAGGCCGGTGACGCCGTTGCGCTTCTCATGCCACCGGATGATGCTGTCGAAATACGCATCCGTAGCTTGAAAATAGCCGAAGGCCGGGTGTTTTGCACGCTCAATGATGGCTTCCTGGATGGTGGGCACGGTGGGGAAGTTCATGTCGGCCACCCACATCGGGATCGCGTCAAAGCCCGCCTTCGGGGGAGCCGGGGAGAAGCCGTCGCCCTTCAGGCCGTCCACTGCGATGGCGTCTCTACCGCGGCGGTCCAGGATGGAAGTAAAATCGTATTTCATAAGTGCGCTCCTTCTCAAAAATTTTGTCTGGCCCCACCTTAACACATTTGGGAGCCGGATGCAACCGCCCGCCGGGAAGTTGAAAAAATCGTGCGGAAAAATCACGAATTTCTACGATAAAAAAGAGCCTTCCGGCCGCCGAGTAAAGCACTTTTTGGGGCGATAAGGCACAAATAAGGCACATTCTAGCCAGATTTCAGGATTCTGAAAACAAAGAAAGCCACGATAAAACCGCATTTGTAAACGGTTCATCGTGGCTTTTCTTGTGGTCGGAGTGGCGAGACTCGAACTCGCGGCCTCCTGCTCCCAAAGCAGGCGCGCTACCAACTGCGCAACACCCCGGAAAATACTATCATAGTATACTCTTTTTTGCGGCGTTCGTCAATCCTGAAGTGCGCAACTTCACGCTCCCGCTGTTTGTGCGCATTTTTATAAGAAAATCCGGTTGCAAAGGCCGGAAGGGATAGTCTATAATGGGAGTTGAAAAGCGGCCAGGAGCCGTTCGATTGCCAAAGTGAGGAGACCGGAATGAACGAGCAGAAAACGCGCCTGCGGAATGCGGGCTTTGTGACTTTCTTTTTCAGCGGCATCTGCGCCATTTCCAGCGGTGTGGTGGTCAGCCTGCTGCAGGAGCAGTATGGGTTTGCCTACGGCATGACCGGGACGCTGCTCTCGCTGATGAGCATCGGCAACCTGCTGGCGGGCTTTCTGACCGGTGTGCTGCCGGGTGTGCTGGGGCTGAAACCAAGCATCCTGCTGCTGACCATCGGGTACACCGTCGGCTACGGGATCATGGGCTTTACCGGGGCGGAGGTCCTGCTGGCGGCGGCATTCTTCCTTGTGGGCGTTGCCAAGGGCAGCGCCATGAACGCCTGCACCATCCTCGTCAGTGACAACTCCGCCGACCGCACCCGCGGCATGAACCTGATGCACAGCTGCTATGCCTGCGGTGCGCTGCTCTGCCCGTTCCTCATCGCAGCGGCAGCGCGGGTCAGCACCGCACTGGCGGTGTTCCTGCTGGCGGCGCTGGGCGTGGTGCTCTGGCTGGTCTACTGGAAGACCCCGATGGAAGGTAAGGTCAAGGACCGGAAGGCGGTCATCGACTGGAGCTTTCTGCGCTCCGGCCGGTTCTGGCTGCTGACGGGCCTGCTCTTCTGCCAGAACGCGGCCGAGCAGAGCGTGACCGGCTGGATGGTGACCTATTTCAAGGGCAGCGGCATCATTGCGGGCACACTGGCTGCCTATACCGTGACCGTGATGTGGGGGGCTACACTGGTGGCCCGGCTGCTCATTGCATTCGTGTTCCCGTTCAAGTCCCCGCGCAAGGCGATGGTGGTCATGGCTGTGACCTGCACCCTGTTCTATGTGCTCCTGATGCGGGCCGACAGCCAGCCGGCCGCGATCCTGCTGCTGTTCGCCTTCGCGTTTGCGATGGCAGGTATGAACCCCACTGCAGTGGCCAGCGCGGGCAGGATGACCAGCGTGACCAGCATGGGCATCATGCTGCCCGCTGCGTCCGGCGGTGCCATCCTGATGCCCTGGGTCATCGGCCGTGTGGCAGAGCGCGCGGGCCTTGCCGCCGGGATGGCGATGAACATCCTCCCCTGCATCGGGCTGTGCGTGTTTGCGGTGCTGGTTGCCCGGATGAAGGAAGAGTGATGACCGGAGGGGAGGACGGGCCGCTTATGGCTCGATGCCTCTTGCTTTGGCGCTGAACTCGCAGCCGCAGTAGTCCTGCCGGTAGAGGCCGTACTCTTCGGATAATTGCAGGCTGCGCAGATAGCCGTTGTGCTTTTTGAAGTCGGAGGGCAGGTGCTTTACGCCGAATTCGGCTTCGAGCGCCTGCCCGATCTCGTTGATCCGCCTGGCGTCCTTATGGGGGCTGATGGACAGGGTGGTGGTGAACCACGCAAAGCCGTGCTCCTGGGCGTACTGCGCGGCCCGGCGCATCCGCAGCCGGTAGCAGACTGTGCACCGGCTCCCACGCTCCGGCTCCTGTTCCAGACCGGCGACGGCGGAATAGAACTCCTGCGGGTCGTAGCGGTCTTCCACGACGGTCACGCCCAGCGGGTGGGCCGCCGCCACGAAACGCTCCAGCTCCTCGCCGCGGCGGTGGTATTCCGCAGCAGGCCAGGTGTTGGGGTTGTAGTAGAGCACGGTGATCTCGAAGTGCTCGCACAGCTGCTCCAGCACGGCGCTGGAACAGGGGCCGCAGCAGGCGTGGAGCAGGAGCTTCGGCCGGGCGGGGCCGAGCGTTTTCAACACTTCGTTCATCTGTTGTGCAAAATTCAACTGCTTTGACATAAAACGCATCCTTTGATATACTGATAAAATGATTGGATCGGTCTTCGTACAGCGTTTTCGGGACCCCGGACGAAGCCGTACCAGGGAACACGGTAGTTATTATAGCACACTTTTGAATAAAAGAGGAGAACTTCGATGACGAATGAAAAGATCGCCCGCATCAATGAGCTGGCGCGCAAGAGCAAGACCACCGGCCTGACCGAAGCCGAAAAGGCGGAGCAGCAGGCCCTTCGGCAGGAGTATGTGGCCGACGTCAAGGCCAGCCTGCGGGCCCAGTTGAACAACACCTCCATCCAGGAGCCGGACGGCACCATCCACAAGATTGGGAAAAAGAACTAAAAATGAAACGTCGGGTTTGTGCAAGAATTTGCGCAGACCCTCTTTTTTTGCCCGCCGAATCGTGCTATACTATACTTGTACTGTTATGACTGCTTGACAGTGCGGTACAAGATTCCCAAGGTGGCGTATCCCGCGCAAAGTGCGCGGAAAAGGCTGTCTTTTGAAAAGGATAAAGAGGTCATTTATTATGCTAACTGCAATTACGGGTATCAACTGGGGCGACGAGGGCAAGGGCCGCATGGTCGACCTGATCAGCCAGGAGTACGACATCGTTGCACGGTATCAGGGCGGCAACAACGCCGGCCACACCGTCAAGAACGAGCGCGGCAAGTTCGTGCTGAACCTGCTGCCCTCCGGCATCCTGCGCCCGGATGTTGTCTGCGTGATGGGCAATGGTATGGTCATCGACCCGCACCATCTGGACGGTGAGATCAACAAGCTGCGCGAGCAGGGCATCTCCATCACCCCCGAAAACCTGAAGATCTCCGACCGTGCGACCATCACCATGCCGTACCATGTGGCACAGGACGGCCTGGAAGAGGCCCGTCTGTCCAAGACCGGCGCACAGTTCGGCTCCACCAAGCGCGGCATTGCATACGCTTACGGCGATAAGTATATGAAGAAGACCCTGCGCATGGGCGACCTGCTGCATCTGGACGAGTCGGTGAAGAAGCGCCTCGTGACCATGGTCGATTCCAAGAATCTGGTCATGGAGGGCAGCTACAATGCCGAGCCCATCCGCGTGGATGAGATGTGGGCATGGCTGGAAAAGTATGCCGCCATCTTCAAGGATTACATCTGCGATGTGGGCCAGTACCTGGCCGATGCAGATGCCGCCGGGAAGAAGGTCCTGTTCGAGGCCCAGCTGGGCGCTCTGCGCGACATCGACTTCGGCATCTACCCCTACACCACCTCTTCCAACGTCATCGGTGCCTATGCACCCATCGGTGCCGGCATTCCGGGCCACAAGCTGACCAACTCCATTGGCGTCATGAAGGCTTACTCTTCCTGTGTCGGCGACGGCCCCTTTGCCGCTGAGCTGGCCATGACCGAAGAGGAAAAGCACGACCTGCGTGAGGCTGGCCACGAGTATGGCGCAGCCACTGGCCGTCCCCGCCGCGTCGGCCCCATCGACCTGGTGGCAAGCCGCTACGGTGTCTTCTGCCAGGGCTGCGACGAGGTCGCACTGACCCTGCTGGACGTGCTGGACTACATGGAGAAGATCCCCATGGTCACGGCCTACAAGCTGACCGACGGCACCACGACCACCCGCTTCCCCATGGGCGAGGCTCTGGATACCGCACAGCCCGTGGTGGAGTACCTGCCCGGCTGGCACTGCGACATCACCGCAGCCCGCAAGTGGGAAGATCTGCCCCAGGAAGCACAGGCCTATGTGGAGTACCTGGAAAAGGCTGTCGGCTGCAAGATCACTTATATTTCGGTCGGCGCAGAGCGCGAGGCATACATCCATCGCGCCTGACCCGCTCTGCCTTCCCGGACCGCAATCGAAAAGGAAGCGTCACTTATGTTTGATATCATTACAGACAGCGCCTGCGACCTGACCCCCGAAACGGCGGCCAGGCTGAACGTTGAGGTCATCCCCTTCTATGTCTCGCTGGACGGCGAGCACTACCGCAAAGAGGGCACGGAGATCGCGGTGCGGGACTTCTACCAGTTCATGGTGGACAATCCTTCGGCATACCCCAAGACCAGCCTGCCTTCGCTGGAAGACTTCGAGACGGCGTTCCGCGCCCATGCCGAGGCGGGCCGCCCGGTGCTCTGCCTCTGCTTCACCAGCAAAATGAGCGGCTGCGTGGGCAGCGCCCGCAATGCCCGTGAGCTGGTGCTGGAGGATTACCCGGACGCGAAGATCGAGGTCATGGACACTACGGCGGCGACCGTCACTGAGTCCATCGTGGTGGAAAATGCCGTGGCCATGCGCGACGGCGGCTGCACACTGGAACAGACCGTGGACTGGCTGAGCGCAGAGCGTGCGACGAACCAGATCTTCTTCACGGTGGGCAACCTCGACTACCTCATCAAAGGCGGACGCATCGGCAAGGTCACCGGCCGTGCGGCCAACATCCTGGGCATCAAGCCGATGATCCTTTTCAAGGAGGGCGAGATCTTCTCCGGCGGTGTGGCCCGTGGACGCCAGAAGAGCTTTGAAAAGGCGCTGGAACAGCTGATGGCTTACCTGGACGAGCGGAACGCGACCCCGGATGATTACTGCATCACCGTGGGCTATGGCTACGACGAGGAAGAAGGCAAGCGTCTGTGGATGCAGACCCGCGCTGCGCTCCGCGCCAAATATCCCACCAGCAAGTGCGAAGTCGGCCTGCTGCAGATCGGCTGCACCATTGCCGTCCATACTGGCCCCTATGCGCTGGGCATGGGCGTCATGCGCCGCTGGAAAAAGCAATAAAACGATAAAATGAAATCCCCGCTGTTTCATCTCGAAACGGCGGGGATTTTTTGTGTGCGGTTCAGGAGAGCCGCAGGCTGTCCAGCACGGCGTCCACAACATCCAACGGCACCTGACCGGGGGCGCTGGCGGTGCCGGGGTTGGCAAAGGTCATGGCCGAGCCGAAGGCCTCGCCGCACAGGCGGCTGACGGCGCCCAGCGCTCCCATACTCATGGTAATGACGGGTGTTTCGGGGTGGCGGTCGGCCATCTCGGCCGTCGCGGCCAGCAGCTCCAGCACATCGGTGCGGCAGGTGGGCATGACGGCCAGCTTGGGCAGGTCGGCCCCGGCCTGCTGCATCCGGAGCATCCGCTCCACGAGTTCAGCGCGGGGCGGCGTCTTCTGGAAATCGTGGCTGGAACAGACCACCTTTACCCCAGCGGCGTGGGCAGCTGCGATCCATTGGGGCAGGCGTTCCCCGGCAGAAAAGAACTCGATGTCCAGTAGGTCGGCGCAGCCGGAAGCACAGACGGCTGCGCAAAAGGCCGCGTACTGGTCGGTGGTCAGGGCCGCTTCGCCGCCCTCGGCCTGGGTGCGGAAGGTGACGAGCAGCAGCTTCTCGCCCAGCGCAGCCCGCAGCCCGCGCAGGCAGCGGCTCAGCGCGTCGGCGTCCAGTGAATCGGCGAACCAGTCGGCCCGCCATTCCACACAATCGGCGGAACTTGTGGAAAACGCAGCGGCTTTTTGCAGGATGGCGGCTTCGGTGCGCTCCACGATGGGGACGATGACCTTGGGGCGTCCCTCCCCGATGCAGCAGCGGCGGATGGTGATAGATGACATGGCAGACCCCTCTCTTTCCTTCTTATAATAGAGGGGCGCGGCGGGACTTGTCAAGTCCGCAGCGATTTGTTGGTTTCTTTTTGTGAAAATTGGCCCTTGTGGAACGCCGCGAAATCCAGTACAATAAACCCAGCGAAGGCAGAGCGGCCCACATCCGGGCGGCTCTGCTTTTTTGTAAGGGATAAGGATTTCTTTATATAGAACAGAGAAAGCAGAAAGCGCCTGTGCGGCCCAAACGCATGGACGCTTTTATTGCGTCAAAGAAGATGCGAGTTCCACGCAAAAAACTGGTAAAAAAGCCAAACCGAGAAAAAAGGGCAAAAAAGTTGAAAAAAGGGGTTGCCAAACGGGCGGGTGTATGGTATTATACTTGAGCGCCAAGCGCTGAGACAAAAGAATGACTTCCGAAGCCTCAGCTGAGAAGCGAGAGAAAAGAACCAATAGACGCTGAAAGATTCCAGTCAGTTCTGAGAAATCGGAAGCGATCCAAGTTCAGAACGTTCGAAACGCTTCGAAAAAAGTGCTTGACAAAAAATCACTTCTGTGATAAAATAATCAAGTCGTCAGCCGGTCGGCTGAGGCGCACAGGACCTTGAAAATTGAACAATATCGAAAAACTTGTAACGGAACCTATTTTCGTGTTGGAAAAACACGGTAAACAATTCCAAACAAAGTAATTCACACAGGACGCAAGCGATTGCGTGCTGAGCGAAAAAGATTTAACACTTTTTAAGTGATAAATATCATTTATAAAGAGTTTGATCCTGGCTCAGGACGAACGCTGGCGGCGCGCCTAACACATGCAAGTCGAACGAGCAAAGAGGAGCTTGCTTCTTTGAGCGAGTGGCGAACGGGTGAGTAACGCGTGAGGAACCTGCCTCAAAGAGGGGGACAACAGTTGGAAACGACTGCTAATACCGCATAAGCCCACAGGTCGGCATCGACCAGAGGGAAAAGGAGCAATCCGCTTTGAGATGGCCTCGCGTCCGATTAGCTAGTTGGTGAGGTAACGGCCCACCAAGGCGACGATCGGTAGCCGGACTGAGAGGTTGAACGGCCACATTGGGACTGAGACACGGCCCAGACTCCTACGGGAGGCAGCAGTGGGGAATATTGCACAATGGGGGAAACCCTGATGCAGCGACGCCGCGTGGAGGAAGAAGGTCTTCGGATTGTAAACTCCTGTTGTTGAGGAAGATAATGACGGTACTCAACAAGGAAGTGACGGCTAACTACGTGCCAGCAGCCGCGGTAAAACGTAGGTCACAAGCGTTGTCCGGAATTACTGGGTGTAAAGGGAGCGCAGGCGGGAAGACAAGTTGGAAGTGAAATCCATGGGCTCAACCCATGAACTGCTTTCAAAACTGTTTTTCTTGAGTAGTGCAGAGGTAGGCGGAATTCCCGGTGTAGCGGTGGAATGCGTAGATATCGGGAGGAACACCAGTGGCGAAGGCGGCCTACTGGGCACCAACTGACGCTGAGGCTCGAAAGTGTGGGTAGCAAACAGGATTAGATACCCTGGTAGTCCACACCGTAAACGATGATTACTAGGTGTTGGAGGATTGACCCCTTCAGTGCCGCAGTTAACACAATAAGTAATCCACCTGGGGAGTACGACCGCAAGGTTGAAACTCAAAGGAATTGACGGGGGCCCGCACAAGCAGTGGAGTATGTGGTTTAATTCGACGCAACGCGAAGAACCTTACCAAGTCTTGACATCCTGCGACGGACATAGAAATATGTCTTTCCTTCGGGACGCAGAGACAGGTGGTGCATGGTTGTCGTCAGCTCGTGTCGTGAGATGTTGGGTTAAGTCCCGCAACGAGCGCAACCCTTATGGTCAGTTACTACGCAAGAGGACTCTGGCCAGACTGCCGTTGACAAAACGGAGGAAGGTGGGGATGACGTCAAATCATCATGCCCTTTATGACTTGGGCTACACACGTACTACAATGGCGTTAAACAAAGAGAAGCAAGACCGCGAGGTGGAGCAAAACTCAGAAACAACGTCCCAGTTCGGACTGCAGGCTGCAACTCGCCTGCACGAAGTCGGAATTGCTAGTAATCGTGGATCAGCATGCCACGGTGAATACGTTCCCGGGCCTTGTACACACCGCCCGTCACACCATGAGAGCCGGGGGGACCCGAAGTCGGTAGTCTAACCGCAAGGAGGACGCCGCCGAAGGTAAAACTGGTGATTGGGGTGAAGTCGTAACAAGGTAGCCGTAGGAGAACCTGCGGCTGGATCACCTCCTTTCTAAGGAGTCAGGCAGGAAGAAAGCATCGAAGATGGTTTCTTCCTGGAACAGGTGACAGAGACAAGTAGAGTAGATATTGTTCGATTTTGAGGGCCCTGAAAAGGGGTTACTCAAAACCTTATGTGGGGGTTTAGCTCAGCTGGGAGAGCACCTGCTTTGCAAGCAGGGGGTCAAGGGTTCGATTCCCTTAATCTCCACCACATGGGCCAATAGCTCAGCTGGCTAGAGCACACGACTGATAATCGTGAGGTCGATGGTTCGAGTCCATTTTGGCCCACCATGTGATGAAAATCGAAGTTTCAGGAAACTGGGCTTTGAGGGACATCACCAAGACGTACCTTGAAAACTGAATAATAACTGCGAAACAAAGATTATAGTAAGTTCTTTTTAAGAAATATTACAATTTCAAAAGGAAGGGTAACATAATCTTCGTTGGCAAGAGAGAATCAAGAGGATACCAAATGTTCTTGAAAGAACGTTTGAAAGGTCAAGCGAACAAGGGCGCAGGGCGAATGCCTTGGCACTGGGAGCCGATGAAAGACGTGATAAGCTGCGATAAGCTTCGGGGAGCTGCAAATAAGCATTGATCCGGAGATTTCTGAATGAGGAAACTCACCTGGGTTCATACTCAGGTACGATCTACTGAACTTCAAAATAGGTAGATCGAGGGAACCGCCTGAACTGAAACATCTAAGTAGGGCGAGGAAGAGACATCAAACGAGATTCCGTAAGTAGTGGCGAGCGAACGCGGAAGAGGGCAAACCGGGAGTCGAAAGACTTCCGGGGTACGGACTGCATTTAAGACTTGAGTTGTTAACCGAACGGCATGGGAAGGCCGGTCAGAGAGTGTGAGAACCACGTA
Proteins encoded in this window:
- the aroD gene encoding type I 3-dehydroquinate dehydratase codes for the protein MSSITIRRCCIGEGRPKVIVPIVERTEAAILQKAAAFSTSSADCVEWRADWFADSLDADALSRCLRGLRAALGEKLLLVTFRTQAEGGEAALTTDQYAAFCAAVCASGCADLLDIEFFSAGERLPQWIAAAHAAGVKVVCSSHDFQKTPPRAELVERMLRMQQAGADLPKLAVMPTCRTDVLELLAATAEMADRHPETPVITMSMGALGAVSRLCGEAFGSAMTFANPGTASAPGQVPLDVVDAVLDSLRLS
- a CDS encoding adenylosuccinate synthase, whose product is MLTAITGINWGDEGKGRMVDLISQEYDIVARYQGGNNAGHTVKNERGKFVLNLLPSGILRPDVVCVMGNGMVIDPHHLDGEINKLREQGISITPENLKISDRATITMPYHVAQDGLEEARLSKTGAQFGSTKRGIAYAYGDKYMKKTLRMGDLLHLDESVKKRLVTMVDSKNLVMEGSYNAEPIRVDEMWAWLEKYAAIFKDYICDVGQYLADADAAGKKVLFEAQLGALRDIDFGIYPYTTSSNVIGAYAPIGAGIPGHKLTNSIGVMKAYSSCVGDGPFAAELAMTEEEKHDLREAGHEYGAATGRPRRVGPIDLVASRYGVFCQGCDEVALTLLDVLDYMEKIPMVTAYKLTDGTTTTRFPMGEALDTAQPVVEYLPGWHCDITAARKWEDLPQEAQAYVEYLEKAVGCKITYISVGAEREAYIHRA
- a CDS encoding DUF896 domain-containing protein, giving the protein MTNEKIARINELARKSKTTGLTEAEKAEQQALRQEYVADVKASLRAQLNNTSIQEPDGTIHKIGKKN
- a CDS encoding MFS transporter → MNEQKTRLRNAGFVTFFFSGICAISSGVVVSLLQEQYGFAYGMTGTLLSLMSIGNLLAGFLTGVLPGVLGLKPSILLLTIGYTVGYGIMGFTGAEVLLAAAFFLVGVAKGSAMNACTILVSDNSADRTRGMNLMHSCYACGALLCPFLIAAAARVSTALAVFLLAALGVVLWLVYWKTPMEGKVKDRKAVIDWSFLRSGRFWLLTGLLFCQNAAEQSVTGWMVTYFKGSGIIAGTLAAYTVTVMWGATLVARLLIAFVFPFKSPRKAMVVMAVTCTLFYVLLMRADSQPAAILLLFAFAFAMAGMNPTAVASAGRMTSVTSMGIMLPAASGGAILMPWVIGRVAERAGLAAGMAMNILPCIGLCVFAVLVARMKEE
- a CDS encoding MalY/PatB family protein, producing the protein MKYDFTSILDRRGRDAIAVDGLKGDGFSPAPPKAGFDAIPMWVADMNFPTVPTIQEAIIERAKHPAFGYFQATDAYFDSIIRWHEKRNGVTGLKPEHIGYENGVLGGVISALNCVCSRGDKILIHSPTYIGFTMSLKNNGYEAVHSPLVKDENGVWRMDFEDMEKHLKEEHIHAAILCNPHNPCGRVWERWELEKAMELFKKYDVYVVSDEIWSDIILNGHKHTPTQSVSEDARMRTAAFYAPSKTFNLAGLVGSYHIVYNNWWRDRIEKESSLNHYNMMNVLSMHALIGAYQPEGYEWTDELCEVLSGNVNFACDYIEQHFAGVTVSKPEGTYMLFVDCTDWCAAHGKTIDDVEKACWEVGVAVQDGKMFHGPCHLRMNLASPRSRIEEAFRRMDQYVFHA
- a CDS encoding DegV family protein codes for the protein MFDIITDSACDLTPETAARLNVEVIPFYVSLDGEHYRKEGTEIAVRDFYQFMVDNPSAYPKTSLPSLEDFETAFRAHAEAGRPVLCLCFTSKMSGCVGSARNARELVLEDYPDAKIEVMDTTAATVTESIVVENAVAMRDGGCTLEQTVDWLSAERATNQIFFTVGNLDYLIKGGRIGKVTGRAANILGIKPMILFKEGEIFSGGVARGRQKSFEKALEQLMAYLDERNATPDDYCITVGYGYDEEEGKRLWMQTRAALRAKYPTSKCEVGLLQIGCTIAVHTGPYALGMGVMRRWKKQ
- a CDS encoding epoxyqueuosine reductase QueH, coding for MSKQLNFAQQMNEVLKTLGPARPKLLLHACCGPCSSAVLEQLCEHFEITVLYYNPNTWPAAEYHRRGEELERFVAAAHPLGVTVVEDRYDPQEFYSAVAGLEQEPERGSRCTVCYRLRMRRAAQYAQEHGFAWFTTTLSISPHKDARRINEIGQALEAEFGVKHLPSDFKKHNGYLRSLQLSEEYGLYRQDYCGCEFSAKARGIEP
- a CDS encoding MurR/RpiR family transcriptional regulator yields the protein MRDSPGSVVTLLCSGIQLYSAERRIADCILNDVKWASVVTSAQLARASQSSEATVTRLCHKLGFDNYRKFQLALARDVMDQQETETQRSTSPDPLRQALQSVQANRQEEVRATIQALNLRQLRKAMSVLRSAELIEVEASDNSLPVAMDASLKLGSLGKRCMTSAVPDRTRAFATTLTERDALLLISNSGRSERLLETARAAHERGASVLLITCDRRSPLAAQADHLLLASNRAQRIVATDPVPSLLSSALLVEVLYYLLLTEEDL